A single window of Onychomys torridus chromosome 8, mOncTor1.1, whole genome shotgun sequence DNA harbors:
- the Natd1 gene encoding protein NATD1, with translation MAHAAPPSALEQGGPIRVEHDRQRRQFSVRLNGCHDRAVLLYEYVGKRIVDLQHTEVPDAYRGRGIAKHLAKAALDFVVEEDLKAHLTCWYIQKYVKENPLPQYLERLQP, from the exons ATGGCGCATGCGGCCCCGCCGAGCGCGCTGGAGCAGGGCGGCCCCATCCGCGTGGAACACGACCGCCAACGCCGCCAGTTCTCCGTGCGCCTCAACG GATGTCATGACCGGGCTGTCCTGCTCTATGAGTATGTGGGCAAGCGGATCGTAGACCTGCAGCACACAGAGGTCCCAGATGCTTACCGTGGGCGTGGCATTGCCAAGCACCTGGCCAAG GCTGCCTTGGACTTCGTGGTGGAGGAAGACCTGAAGGCCCATCTCACCTGCTGGTACATCCAGAAGTACGTCAAGGAGAACCCCCTGCCACAGTACCTGGAGCGCCTACAGCCATGA